Proteins from a single region of Cyanobacteriota bacterium:
- the cydB gene encoding cytochrome d ubiquinol oxidase subunit II: MEPLQPLQNFLPQVWFFILGLFLFLYVLLDGFDLGVGILSLTASSEERRSILMTSLGNVWDANETWLILMGGSLFGAFPLAYATILNALYIPAVIMVVGLILRAVSFEFRENADNKLVWNIAFGVGSFLAALGQGFALGSVFEGITVDADGHFAGGVWDWLTWRSVIVSLTLIQAYVLVGSTYLILKTSGELQATHYKTATIATWTTLAGAVFITVSTPLLSDNARELLFSVPMVYIFGTIPVLGVLLVFLLLRSLKRREENTPIIWTFLLFSLSFIGLGFIIFPNIIPPSVTIYQAAASPSSLVFMLTFIGFLIPIVLAYNVYNYIVFRGKVIGATYE; the protein is encoded by the coding sequence ATGGAACCACTGCAACCGTTACAGAATTTCTTACCCCAGGTTTGGTTTTTTATCTTGGGTCTATTTCTGTTTCTCTACGTACTGCTGGATGGGTTTGACCTAGGGGTAGGCATCCTCTCTCTGACAGCATCGAGTGAAGAACGACGCAGCATTCTAATGACCAGCTTGGGTAACGTTTGGGACGCAAACGAAACCTGGCTAATTTTGATGGGGGGGTCGCTGTTTGGGGCTTTTCCCCTGGCCTATGCCACGATTTTGAATGCCCTGTATATACCAGCAGTAATCATGGTAGTGGGTCTAATTCTGCGGGCTGTGTCCTTTGAGTTTCGAGAAAATGCTGACAACAAGCTGGTGTGGAATATTGCCTTTGGCGTGGGCAGTTTTCTCGCAGCCCTGGGTCAAGGGTTTGCCTTGGGCAGTGTCTTTGAAGGGATTACTGTAGACGCTGATGGCCACTTTGCAGGGGGTGTTTGGGACTGGCTGACTTGGCGATCGGTAATTGTCTCGCTTACCCTAATTCAGGCGTATGTCTTGGTTGGCTCCACCTATCTAATTCTCAAAACCTCTGGAGAGTTGCAAGCCACCCACTATAAAACTGCTACGATCGCCACCTGGACTACCCTAGCTGGAGCTGTTTTCATCACCGTCAGCACCCCACTGCTTTCAGACAATGCGCGAGAGCTACTGTTTTCAGTACCGATGGTCTATATTTTTGGAACAATTCCTGTGCTGGGGGTTTTGCTGGTGTTTTTGTTGCTGCGCAGCCTCAAACGTCGGGAGGAAAATACACCTATTATCTGGACGTTCCTACTATTTTCCCTATCGTTCATTGGGCTGGGGTTTATTATTTTCCCCAATATCATTCCACCCAGTGTCACAATCTATCAGGCTGCCGCTTCTCCTAGCTCCCTGGTGTTTATGCTCACCTTCATCGGTTTCCTGATTCCGATCGTGTTGGCTTATAACGTTTACAACTACATCGTATTCCGAGGTAAAGTCATCGGGGCTACCTATGAGTAG